The Helianthus annuus cultivar XRQ/B chromosome 16, HanXRQr2.0-SUNRISE, whole genome shotgun sequence genome includes a window with the following:
- the LOC110918711 gene encoding cytochrome P450 89A2 yields METWFIIIVSLCIAALIRSIIFHRNHHNKLPPGPSLLHSSFLLLTNPASKFEPVLINLKARYGPIFTLSTGLGPSIFVSSHSLTHQILVKKGAVFSDRPKFLINFNISSSSYGPTWRLLRRNLAAEVMHPNRLRSYLWARKWAFHMLVSRLLEEKDDAAGVKVFDHFHYVMFRLLVLMCFGDKFDETRVDEIAKVQREMMGIVGSRRFNMLTMFPRLGRMLFRSIWKQFEIARDNKERVLVPIIKSRMESACLEGEIVAYVDTFENLRLPEDEGENGNGGKLTHREMVGLCSEFLTGGTDTTASALQWIMANLVKHPHIQSKLYDEIVGVVGPPRKGMELEPEAVINEEDLKKMRYLKAVVLEGLRRHPPARFVLPHKVMKEVEVQGYTFPQGAIINFMVGEMGLDPKVWDEPMKFKPERFLVNDGVFDVSGSRGIKMMPFGAGRRICPGSDLALLHLEYFVAILIWYFHWSFPDGYHVDLSEKIEFTTVMKNPLRARITSRAER; encoded by the coding sequence ATGGAGACATGGTTCATAATAATCGTCTCCCTCTGCATCGCCGCCCTCATCCGATCCATAATATTCCACCGGAACCACCACAACAAACTACCACCAGGACCATCACTCCTACACTCCAGCTTCCTCCTGCTTACAAACCCCGCTTCAAAGTTCGAACCCGTTCTCATCAACCTCAAGGCCCGGTACGGACCCATCTTCACTCTTTCCACCGGTTTAGGACCTTCCATCTTCGTCAGCAGCCACTCTCTAACCCATCAAATTCTTGTTAAAAAAGGTGCAGTCTTCTCCGATCGCCCAAAGTTCTTGATAAATTTCAACATCTCTAGTTCCTCCTATGGTCCTACTTGGCGGCTCCTCAGACGAAACCTTGCGGCTGAGGTTATGCACCCGAACCGCTTGAGATCGTATTTGTGGGCTCGAAAGTGGGCTTTTCATATGTTGGTTAGTCGTCTTTTGGAAGAAAAGGATGATGCTGCAGGAGTTAAAGTGTTTGATCATTTTCATTATGTTATGTTTCGTTTGTTGGTGTTGATGTGTTTTGGAGACAAGTTTGATGAGACTCGAGTTGATGAGATCGCTAAGGTACAACGTGAGATGATGGGGATAGTTGGTTCAAGAAGGTTTAACATGCTCACTATGTTTCCAAGGTTGGGGAGGATGTTGTTTCGAAGCATTTGGAAACAGTTTGAGATAGCGCGTGATAATAAAGAACGAGTGTTGGTTCCAATCATCAAGTCGAGGATGGAGTCTGCTTGTTTAGAGGGCGAAATCGTGGCTTATGTAGACACTTTTGAGAATCTACGGCTTCCGGAAGATGAAGGTGAGAATGGAAATGGTGGAAAGCTTACTCATAGGGAGATGGTGGGATTGTGTAGTGAGTTTCTTACTGGAGGGACGGATACAACCGCGAGTGCTTTACAATGGATCATGGCTAATCTAGTGAAGCATCCTCACATTCAGAGTAAACTTTATGATGAAATTGTAGGAGTCGTCGGACCACCACGAAAAGGGATGGAGTTGGAGCCCGAAGCGGTTATAAATGAAGAGGATCTAAAGAAAATGCGGTACTTGAAAGCGGTGGTTTTGGAAGGGCTAAGGAGACACCCACCAGCTCGTTTTGTGCTACCTCATAAGGTCATGAAGGAGGTGGAGGTGCAAGGGTACACGTTTCCACAGGGTGCTATTATCAATTTCATGGTTGGTGAGATGGGTTTGGACCCAAAGGTTTGGGACGAACCCATGAAGTTTAAACCAGAGCGGTTCTTGGTGAATGATGGTGTGTTTGATGTAAGTGGGAGCCGAGGGATAAAGATGATGCCTTTTGGTGCTGGAAGAAGGATATGTCCTGGTTCTGATTTGGCACTACTTCATTTGGAGTATTTTGTTGCTATTTTGATTTGGTATTTCCATTGGAGTTTTCCTGATGGTTATCATGTTGATCTTTCGGAGAAGATTGAGTTCACTACGGTCATGAAAAATCCTCTGAGAGCGCGAATCACTTCTAGGGCTGAAAGATGA